GCTGGTACAGAGCATCCCCGGCTTCGCCACCGCGCCCGCGTTGCTCTACGTCGGTGCGCAAATGCTGCGCAGCGCGCGTGAAATCGACTGGGACGATATGACCGAAGCCGCTCCCGCTTTCCTGACCATCGTGTTCATGCCGTTCACCTATTCGATTGCCGACGGCATCGCCTTCGGCTTCATCAGCTACGCCGTGATTAAACTTTTATGCAACCGCATCAAAGACGTGCCGCCTATGGTGTGGATAGTCGCCGTATTGTGGGCATTGAAATTCTGGTATTTGGGAGGATAATGCTCCATTTGTAGAAAAGTCGAGACCTTTGCAAAATTCCTTTTTCCCCCGACAGCCGAAACCCCAAACACAGGTTTTCGGCTGTTTTCGGCTGTTTCCGCCCCCAATCACTCCTTATAGTCAATTAAAAACAAAATAGCACAATACTCAACTTTGAAGGTCTAACCATGGCATACTCTGCGGACTTAAGAAACAAAGCTTTAAACTATTACAAACAATGCAAAAACATCAGCCAAACCGCAGCAACGTTTAACTTGTCAAGAAACACGCTTTACCTGTGGATTCGCCTTAAAAAACAAACAGGCAGCCTAAAACATCAAGTTACCGGTCTAAATGCCGTCAAATTGGATAGGCAAAAACTGGCTCAATATGTTGGGCAACACCCGGATGCCTATCTGCATGAAATCGCCAAACATTTTGATTGTACGCCAGCCGCCGTTTGCTATGCACTCAAACAGATGGGGATGACGCGCAAAAAAAGACCACCACTTACAAAGAACAAGACCCGGCCAAAGTAACGCATTATTTGACACAGCTGGCCGAATTTTCCGACTACCAACGTGTTTATTTGGATGAAACAGGATTTGACCGCTACCTGTTCCGTCCCTATGCCCGCAGCCCGAAAGGGCAAATAGTGAAAGCGCAGATAAGTGGAAAAAGATACCGACGCTTATCTCTGGTGTCCGCACAAGTCGGCAACCGGCTGATTGCTCCGATGGTTTATCAAAATACGATGACCGGAGTCTTTTTTGAAGCGTGGTTTCAGCAATGCCTACTGCCCGCATTGACTCAAAAATCGGTGATTATTTTAGATAATGCACGATTTCACCGTATGGGTGTCTTACGGGAAATGGCGGAAAAATGGGGACATAAGGTATTGCCTCTTGCACCTTATTAACCTGAGCTCAACCCGATTGAGAAGGTGTGGGCGAATATTAAGCGGTATCTGCGAACCGTATTGAGACCTTTGCAAAATTCCTTTTCCCCCGACAACCGAAACCCCAAACACAGGTTTTCGGCTGTTTTCGGCTGTTTCCGCCCCCAATCACTCCTTAATTCTACCCAAATACCCCCTTAATCCTCCCCGGATACCCCATAATCAGGCATCCGGGCCGCCTTTTAGGCGGCAACAGGCACACTTAGCCTGTTAGCCGCTTTCAACAGGTTCAAACACATCGCTTTCAGATGACTTTGCGCACTCACTTTGAGCAGACCAAAATAGGCTGCCCGGGCGTAGCGGAATTTACGGTGCAGCGTACCGAAGCTTTGTTCGACCACATAACGGGTCTTCGACAAATATCGGTTGCGTTTGGTTTGCGCTTCCGTCAGCGGACGGTTGCGGTGAGCTTTGCGCATAATGCCGTCTAACAACTGATGGTCTTCCAGATGTTGCCGGTTTTCCTTACTGTCGTAGCCTTTGTCGGCATAGACGGTCGTACCTTCGGCAATGCCTTCCAACAAAGGGGACAGATGGTTGCACTCATGGGTATTGGCGGGGGTAATGTGCAGTTTCTCGATATAGCCTTCCTCATCGGTACGGGTATGTTGTTTGTAACCGAGTTTGTAGAGGCCGTTTTTCTTTGTCCAGCGGGCATCGCTGTCTTTACTCGGTGTGGTTTGTCCGCTGACTTGTCCTTCCTCATCGACTTCTATGGCCTGACGCTGTTTGCTGCCGGCGGTCTGAATAATGGTGGCGTCAATGACGGCGGCGGATGCTTTCTCTACTTTTAGGTTTTTTTCGGCCAGTTGTCGGTTAATCAGTTCCAGCAATTCGGACAGGGTGTCGTCTTGCGCCAGCCAGTTGCGGTAGCGGCATAAGGTGCTGTAATCGGGGATGCTCAGTTCGTCAAAACGGCAAAACAGGTTGAAATCGATGCGGGTGATGAGGCTGTGT
Above is a window of Neisseria mucosa DNA encoding:
- a CDS encoding IS5/IS1182 family transposase, whose protein sequence is MSTFFQQTAQAMIAKHIDRFPLLKLDQVIDWQPIEQYLNRQRTRYLRDHRGRPAYPLLSMFKAVLLGQWHSLSDPELEHSLITRIDFNLFCRFDELSIPDYSTLCRYRNWLAQDDTLSELLELINRQLAEKNLKVEKASAAVIDATIIQTAGSKQRQAIEVDEEGQVSGQTTPSKDSDARWTKKNGLYKLGYKQHTRTDEEGYIEKLHITPANTHECNHLSPLLEGIAEGTTVYADKGYDSKENRQHLEDHQLLDGIMRKAHRNRPLTEAQTKRNRYLSKTRYVVEQSFGTLHRKFRYARAAYFGLLKVSAQSHLKAMCLNLLKAANRLSVPVAA